Genomic window (Microbacterium oxydans):
GGGATGGACCTCTTCGATGAGGGACAGCAGACGCGCACCGGTGTGCACGGGTCGCAGCGCCTCGGCATCCGTGACATGCAGGATCACCCCCTCGCACGCCTCGCCGGCGTGGTCGCGCACCAGCGGCGTGAAGCCGTAGGGGACGGCGGCGATGCCGGGCAACCCGGCGGCGGCGATGGCGGCGGCATAGCGCTCCCCGTCGATGAAGGGCGCGGCGATGACGCGGAACGGCACGGCCGTGCTCCGCCCCTCCGACACGTTCACGCCCTCCGCCAGACAGGTGCCCGGGTACAGCAGCGCCGTCGTGGGGCTGGGGAGGTTCGGCGACGGCGGCATCCACGTGCCCTCGCCGCCCCCGATCGGCGCAGCGCGGGACCACCCGTCGACCTCGACCACGTCCAGCTCGACATCGATCCCGCGCGTGCGCACCCAGTGCCGCGACAGCTCGCCGATCGTGAGTCCGTGCCGGATCGGCATGCTCCACCGCCCCACGAGGGACTGCGCCCGCTCGTCGAGCAGCGGACCCTCCGCGCGATCGAGCCGACCGCCGATCGGGTTCGGACGGTCGAGCACGACCACCGCCACCCCGGCATCGGCGCACGCCTCCAGCACGTGACTCATGGTCCAGATGTACGTGTAGAACCGCGCGCCGACGTCGGGCAGATCGATGAGTATCACATCGAGATCGGCGAGGTCGGCGGCGGCGGGACGGACCGCGTCGCCGTACAGGCTGCGCACCTCGACCCCCGTGAGCGGATCGAGGAGATCGCCGACCAGCTCACCCTCCCTCGCGCGACCGCTGAGCCCGTGCTCCGGCGCGAACAGCCTCGTGAACCGCCAACCGCTCGCGGCCAGCGGCTGTCGTCCGCGCAGCAGGTCGGAGGTCAGCGCGAGGTCGTTCGTGACCAGACCGAGTCGGCTCGCGGTGAGGCGCGCGAGGAGATCGGGGCGGATGTCGCGGCGGATCAGGCGGTCGATGCCGAGGTGCATGAGGATCAGTCGATTCTGTGATCGGTGACAGCGTTGTAGGTGCGCTGAAGGTTGTCGGAGATGGTGTCGTAGTCGGCCTGGGCGATGCGGGTGAACAGGAAGTCGAGCACGGCGAGCTGCGCGATGCGACTGGCCATGGCACCGGATCGGAACGTCGACTCCGAGACGGCCGTGACCAGGACGAGGGTGCTGACCCGCGCGAGCGGCGACCGCGGATTGTTGGTGATGGCGATGGTGGTGGCCCCGGCGCGCGCGGCGACCTCGGCGGACTGCACGATCTCGAGCGTGCGCCCGGAGTGCGAGATCGCGATCGCGACGTCGCGCTCGTCGAGGAGCGCCGCACCG
Coding sequences:
- a CDS encoding DUF1343 domain-containing protein, which produces MHLGIDRLIRRDIRPDLLARLTASRLGLVTNDLALTSDLLRGRQPLAASGWRFTRLFAPEHGLSGRAREGELVGDLLDPLTGVEVRSLYGDAVRPAAADLADLDVILIDLPDVGARFYTYIWTMSHVLEACADAGVAVVVLDRPNPIGGRLDRAEGPLLDERAQSLVGRWSMPIRHGLTIGELSRHWVRTRGIDVELDVVEVDGWSRAAPIGGGEGTWMPPSPNLPSPTTALLYPGTCLAEGVNVSEGRSTAVPFRVIAAPFIDGERYAAAIAAAGLPGIAAVPYGFTPLVRDHAGEACEGVILHVTDAEALRPVHTGARLLSLIEEVHPGALVERSLVPMPGESDWSPLEKLFGVEGAFTQIVAGEWDDPERFAVPGWRDAVAEDLLYR